From the Synechococcus sp. KORDI-49 genome, the window CAGCGGCGATCGCGGCTCCATAGCCCTCGATCACGGCAGCCGTGTCACCGCGCAGCAGGCTGGTGCCCAGCTTCACCACCCACAGCATCACGCGGCAGGGGCTCCCAGAACCCGTGCCAGACGCCGCTCCAGACGCTGAACCCGATCCCTGTCGCAGGGGGCGCCGTCCTCACGGATCGGCCGCACCAGCACGGTGTAGAGACCGAGCCGATTGCCGCAGAGCACGTCGGTGAACAGCCGGTCACCGACCATGGCGATCGATCGCGGCGGCAGATCCAGATCCGCGATGACGCGGCGCAGGGCGCCCCGTCGCGGCTTGCCGGCTCCGCAGGTGAAGCTGAGATCGAGCTGACTGGCCACCGCCGAGATCCGCGCCTT encodes:
- a CDS encoding YqeG family HAD IIIA-type phosphatase, with amino-acid sequence MAGVSPSHWLLPDWDPGLTIAHLPLPHLTGRDIQAAVIDVDRTLLPGRAVRLPDSVRVWLEDAGRRLQLHLFSNNPSKARISAVASQLDLSFTCGAGKPRRGALRRVIADLDLPPRSIAMVGDRLFTDVLCGNRLGLYTVLVRPIREDGAPCDRDRVQRLERRLARVLGAPAA